In Longimicrobiaceae bacterium, the sequence TCTGCCTCGCCGCCGAGGGCGAACCGATCCTGCAACTCCTTGAGCAGCTCGACGTAGGCGGTTGCCCGATCGAGGTCGAGACGCAGACCCGCCGCCCCCGAACCCGGCTCACGCTCCAGCCGCACCGTGCAGTTCACATGACCGCGAACGAAGTGGCCGCGCAGCCACTCGCGGATCTCCGGCTCCCAGCGCGCGAGCGCGGTGGGTAGCCGTGCATTCACGTTCAGGTAGCGGTGGTTGACGGTCCGCAGTTCGACCCTCAGCCGTCCCGCCGGCACCGCGATCTCGGACTCGCCGAAGCCCGTCATGCTGCGGATCATCGCCCCCTCCGGAGTTGCCAGAAACTACCGGCGCCCGGGGCCCTCGTCAACGGAAGCCCCTCCCTCGCACTCAATTCCGGAAGGTCCATCGCAACCCGTAGTAGAACCGTCCTGCCGGCAGGGGGCGGCCAGCGAAATCCATCGCCGTCTGCACGTTCGTCACGTTGTCCCACACGAAGAAGGCGCGCACGTCCAGGATGCGGATTTCCAGTCGAAAATCGAGCATGGAGTACGCGGGCGCCACCGAGCTGGCATCCTCGCCGAGAAGCTGTGTGGGGCCCCGCTGCACCGCTTCCACCCGCACAGAGGGCTCGAGGTCCCCGCCGTAGAAGATGCCGTGGCCGGTCAGCGCGACTCTACCTTCGTACTCCGGCACATAGGGACGCCCCCCGAGCTCCGACCACCAGGTGAACCAGCCGTCGAGGCGCACATACTCGCGCGTCCCCGGCACGGGGAGGGACCCGTAACCCTCCAAGCCGCGCGCCTCGCCGACCTCGACCGCCTCGCTCCCCCAGTCGAGTGCGCCGCGAAGGCCGAACGGTGCGGAGACCCCGTCCGGCAGCAGCACGGCCGCCCCACCGAGGTTGCCGTTGACCAGCTGCCAGTCCACCCCTACCCGCAGCCCCGCCGCGCTGGCGGAGACGGCTGAAAAGCGCGGCTCGATGCGGTTCTCGCTGCGTCCCTCTCCCGGATCACCCACGGGCACCGAAACCGTGGTGTCGCGCCCGAGCACGAGCGGCTGCTCGCCGAAGCCTAGTGTGGCGAAACCCGTCATCCCCGCCAGCGGCCCCAGCCGCCCGGTAACGCTGCCGCGCGTGCCACCCACCCCCACCACGCTCCCCGTCCGCACCTCGGCCTCACCGGACAGCCAGGGGAGGAGCAGGACGCCAGCACGGCCCTCCAGCTCGGTTCCAGCCAGGCCGAGCGCATCGGCATTGGAGTGGAAGCGCGCCTCGCCCTCTAGCCAGAGACGGCCCGGATCGAACGCCGCCCGCACCGCCCCCTGAGTGGAAGATAGATCCACGTCGAGCGAATCGCGGTCAGCGGGCCGCCGGCGGCTGCTGCCGATCATCGCGTCGAGGGTGAGGTACGGGAGGATCCGCGACCTGGCTCGCAGCAGCGTGGTCCGGCGGTTGGCGTCGACGGGAACCGCCTGGGCGCCCGAT encodes:
- a CDS encoding Plug domain-containing protein, with amino-acid sequence MTVVRFARRAGPYFWSWLVVLFLVAAPRGLEAQVPDTVPPDTAPADTVPVQGIPQPEQAQPPIAAPDTAGVDTVQVQIPPEAMARDTVPDDSLAQDSLVAVPQFPRYRRTGLSGWSTGRREWNREELLRYHSLSLLDLLRQVPGFHALRLGDFGQPVGISTLGGAGGRVRVYLDGFEIVPLGATAHDLQQIPLGDLESVRVQRRMDGLRVDLVPMRLPDPRPLSSVEAATGVYDTKLLRGMLMRGVGGKATIMAAFDQASSSGVGFDESFSFNSARASVAYALGENSGLQAEIRSENAESGAQAVPVDANRRTTLLRARSRILPYLTLDAMIGSSRRRPADRDSLDVDLSSTQGAVRAAFDPGRLWLEGEARFHSNADALGLAGTELEGRAGVLLLPWLSGEAEVRTGSVVGVGGTRGSVTGRLGPLAGMTGFATLGFGEQPLVLGRDTTVSVPVGDPGEGRSENRIEPRFSAVSASAAGLRVGVDWQLVNGNLGGAAVLLPDGVSAPFGLRGALDWGSEAVEVGEARGLEGYGSLPVPGTREYVRLDGWFTWWSELGGRPYVPEYEGRVALTGHGIFYGGDLEPSVRVEAVQRGPTQLLGEDASSVAPAYSMLDFRLEIRILDVRAFFVWDNVTNVQTAMDFAGRPLPAGRFYYGLRWTFRN